The Allorhodopirellula heiligendammensis genome includes a window with the following:
- a CDS encoding DUF7133 domain-containing protein, with product MQIEKVAGESVVKCPIVADWDNQGRLVVAESAGVTMPIVKHNQTKPHRLIRLVDSNGDGEFDKRIVAAEQLVFPEGVLFLGNDLLVSAPPLIWRLTDDGGDGVFTLVLSDTMSVRRSRGLERVGGGMRCGK from the coding sequence TTGCAGATCGAGAAGGTTGCCGGTGAGTCGGTAGTCAAGTGCCCAATCGTTGCTGATTGGGATAATCAGGGACGGCTGGTCGTTGCCGAGTCGGCCGGTGTCACCATGCCAATCGTCAAACACAACCAGACGAAACCTCATAGGCTGATTCGCTTAGTCGACAGCAATGGTGACGGGGAGTTTGACAAACGCATCGTAGCCGCCGAGCAACTCGTGTTTCCCGAGGGCGTACTGTTTCTCGGCAACGACTTACTCGTTTCCGCACCTCCGTTGATCTGGAGATTGACTGATGACGGCGGCGACGGAGTCTTTACATTGGTTTTGTCGGACACGATGTCGGTCCGGAGATCACGCGGATTGGAGCGAGTCGGAGGCGGGATGCGTTGCGGGAAGTGA